CCTTTATTACAGAAAGGTGAAAGGTTTCCGTTTGTTTCGCCACAGGCTGTTGGCTTCTGGCCTGAAGGAGATGAAGTGGAGAAGTTCACTGCATGCATGGAAGGTGTGGCGTTCATAGAGCGGTTCGCTTATGAAAGGATTGCATTATTGTCAGGCGAAAAAATAGAAAAAGTATTCTCTGCCGGAGGCGGCAGTAACAGTGATACCTGGTTGCTGATCAGGAGCAGTGTACTGAAGGTACCTGTCTGCAAAATGAAGAATGTATCAGGTGCGGCAGGCGCAGCTATCCTGGCTGCATCACGAAGTTATTATGATGGGCTGCAATCCGCTGCTGCCGCGATGGTTACTCCGGAATTGACTGTACAGCCATCACCTGAGTTAGTAAACGCCTACGATCAGAAATACAAATTGTTTATTGAAGAATTACAAGCAAGAAAAATATTGAACTGAACATGCTGAAGATCTTCTTACTCAGACACGGTGAAACAACCTACAATGCAGATAATAACCGCTATTGCGGAAGAACAGATATCCCGCTCACGGAAAAGGGAGTAAAGCAGGCGGAAGAAGTGAAAAGGCAACTGGAAGGGATCGAATTTACCGCAGTATATTCTTCGCCTCTCCAACGCGCATATACAACCGCAAAGATAGCTTCCGGCAAAGATCCTATAAAAGATGAACGACTGATCGAAGCAGACTTCGGTACCTGGGAAGCAAAAACAAAAGAAGAGTTCATTGCGGAGAATGAATCGTTGTGGCTGGACTGGATGCACAATCCGGCAATCTATCGCGCAGGCGGAACGGGAGAAACAGGAGCTGAGATCGTAGCCAGGGTAGATGATTTCTTTCAATCACTACAACAAACCTATTCAGAAGGGAATATCATGGTAGTGGCGCATAATGGCATCAACCGATTATTCATGGCGCATAAATTAGGTATGCCTTTAAAGAACTACCGGCAGTTGGTGCAGCAAAACTCATCTATCACCTGCTTCACACTTGATAAGAACGGAACGCTTACGCTGGAATTACTCAATTCAAAACTTCGGTAAATGAAAACATTCTTGTTGGGAATTGTTGCTTCAATGGCCGCACTGTTAATGGCTTCAACCGGTTCTGCCCAGTTGAAAACGATAAAAGTGAAAACGCCTGCTGACCTCCATGGATTTTTCCATTATTCGGGAAAAGAAAAAAAGATCATCAGCGGGCACAGAGGAAGTTACCTGACCGGTTATCCTGAAAATGCGATCGAGACTTTCGAGTACGTGTTGAAGCATACCCCGGCCTTTTTTGAAATAGACCCGCGCCTGACCAAAGACAGTGTGATCGTGTTGTTGCATGATGCCACTTTAGACAGGACCACCACCGGAAAAGGAAAACTTGCAGATTACACCTGGGAAGAAGTAAAACAATTACGGTTAAAAGATAAAGATGGAAATGTAACACCATACCGTATCCCAACACTGCAGGAGGCAATCGACTGGGCCCGTGGAAAAACCATTCTCAATCTGGATAAGAAAGATGTACCAATGCAAATGACAGCGGATATCATTCGGAAAAATAATGCAGGCAGCTTTGTGATGGTGACCGTACACAATGCCAAACAGGCGAAATTTTATTTTGATGATGATAACCAGCGGATGATGTCTGCTTTTGTAAAAACAGAAGACGCTCTAAAAGAATATGAAGCTGTTGGCCTGCCCTGGAAGAATATGATCGCATACATAGGTTCAGAGAATAAACCAGCCAATAAGACCATGTTTGATCTGCTGCATGCACGCGGTGTGATGTGCATGATCTCAGCAGCGCCGGTATATGATAAGTTGGAAACTAAGGAAGAACGTGCCGCGGCATTTCGGGATATTTTCAAACAAGGTGCAGATATTCTGGAATCTGATCTGCCGGTTGAAGTAGCGGAGGCTGTAAAAAGTAAACGTTGATGATTTCAATTTAAGAAAATCCGGAAGCGACTGAATGGTCGCTTTTTTTATGCGCGTTATTTATTCCTCTCCCTGGTTTTCATTTATGTTCAGAACAAGTGTATTATTACTAAAATTGGAGTAGTTTTCCGGCGTTTCCCTAATTTCACTTTTTTACTAACTGATTTTTAAAACGACTTGTCGGTAAATTATTCAAATATAGAACAGGAACTGCTTAATCGAATCGCAGAGGGAGATGAGGCAGCTTTCAAGGAGCTTTATGACAGAAGCTGGAACCGTTTATATGCATTTGCTATTTCCTGGCTTAAATCCGGAATATTGGCGGAAGATGTTGTGCAGGACATTTTCCTGAAGCTATGGATCAGGCGGGCTGAATTGAGCGCCATTAAGAATGCCGACAATTATCTCTTTATTCTCTGCCGGAATGCCGTCCTCAACTTGATGGAAAAAAATGCCGTTCGCCAAAAGAGTGGCAATGAAATTGCTTCTGCGCTTGAATCTCCTTTGTTACCGGATGCTGTATTGCAATTGAAGGAATTGAAAACAACCATCAATCAGCTGGTAGAGAAATTGCCCACCCAACAGCGGCTGGTATATAAAATGAGCCGGGAAGAGGGCCTTACCCATGATGAAATAGCCCAGCGCCTGGGAATCTTAAAGGAAACGGTTAAAAATCACATGGTGCGGGCCTTGAATACCCTCCGGAAAAATGCTGACCCGGGTAACACGCTGGCGCTGCTGTTTTTTTGGATGCTGGAATTGACCTTAAAAAAATAATTCACGGCGCTGTACCTGTTTGATATGTTGCCTGTCTTTACTTATACAGTATGCAATCAACCGATCTAAACATATTAATTGAGCAGTACCTTACTCAGGAGCAAAGCCCGGAAACACAGGAGCAATTGCTGCTGGCGATTCTTTCCCCGCAGTATCGTGGAAAACTTGAGCTGCTGATGCAGCAACAGTATGATCAGGATGCGTTCACTGATGCAGAGGATATCAATTTAAGGGAAAAAATTTTTGAGGCCATTTGGACAACGCAGCAGTCTGTTGTTTCTCCGTCTCCTGGTAACCTCTCAGTTGATGTTTCTTCTCCTGTTCGCCGTATTCATTTCCCGCGTACCGGCTTTTTCCGATATGCAGCCGCTATTATACTGGCAATTGGTCTGGCGGTACTTGCTTATCTTTTGACTACTCACAAAGAGCCTGAACAAACGCTTGCAGGCAGCGACCACCATATACAAACGGATATAGCTCCTGGTGGCAACCGGGCAATTCTTACACTAGCTGACGGCAGTAAAATAATTCTCGACAGCGCTGCTGATGGAAAGCTCGCCAGTCAGGGGGAGTGCAGGTAATTAAACTGACCAATGGTCAGATTGCTTATGACCAGCGAGGTCTCGCCGCAAAAGAAGCGATGTGGAATACGATCAATACGCCAAGAGGAGGACAATACCGCGTAACGCTTCCCGATGGTACAAAGGTTTGGTTGAATGCAGCCTCGTCCCTTACATTTCCTGCAGCCTTTACCGGCAACAAGCGGGAAGTAAAGATCGATGGAGAAGTCTATTTCGAAGTGTCTCCCAACAAAGAGAAGCCTTTCATGGTAAATGTGAATGGAGGATCATCTGTTGAAGTGCTGGGAACAAGTTTCAACGTGAACGCCTATCGGGATGAAGAGAACATCAATACAACTTTACTGGATGGCGCGGTAGCCGTTTCATTGCCTGGCGCAATGAAACAACAGAATAACGCAAACATACAAACCCGCGTTGTATTGAAACCCGGTCAACAGGCGCGGATGGCTTCTACAATTACACAAAAATCTTCTTCCGGAATAATGATCATTGATGCAGATACAGACAAGGTTGTTGCCTGGAAGAACGGAGCCTTCAATTTTAAAGATGCCAGTCTGGAAGAAGTTATGCGTCAACTGGCACGATGGTACGATTTGGAAATTGTATATCCACAAGGTGTTCCTGATATAAAGTTCGGCGGCAAAATGAGCCGGAGCGTAACGCTCGCCAGTGTACTCCGGGCATTGAAAGATGCGAAGATCAATATTCAACTCTCAGGAGAAAGAAAACTTTTAGTATTGCCCTGAAAGATAAAAGTAGAAACCAGCCATTAGCATTAAACCTGTATCATCCTGCTGACAAAACGAAAGCCGGAAGTGGTGACACACTCCCGGCCGATAGTTAGGTTAGTTCATTCGCTGTGACGCTTATTTTTTAACCAAACCAATGCAAATTATGCAAAAAACTGCTAATTGCTGCAGGCATGATATCCCGTTGTCAAGCGGATCTTCACGCCAGCTAGCTTCCAAAACTTTCCGTATTATGAGACTGGTTTTCTTGTTTCAACTTGTTGCTTCACTCGCTGTCTCCGCGCGACCCCTGGCGCAAACAGTCACTTTCTCAGAGTCGAATGCATCCGCCATGCGGGTTATTGCCGCTATCGAAAAGCAAACGGATTACCTCGTTTTCTTTACACTCAATTTACTGGAGAATGCAAAGCCGGTATCGATTTCTGCGTACAAAATGCCACTGGTGGAATTCATGACTGCATTCGTAAAGGATCAGCCCTTCGGATTCAGGATCGATGGACGTACAATTTTTCTTACAGAAAAAATGGAAGAAGTATCGTCAGGATCTGTCAAACCCTACATACCACTTGCTGACCTGCTGGCGCCAAAACTGATCAAAGGCCGTGTTCGCTCACAGGAAGGCGCCTCCCTTCCAGGTGTAACCTTTTCAAAGAACAAATTACCGGTTGGCAGTTCGGGTACAGATGGTCGCTTCGAGCTCAATGTGGAGGAAGGCGACACCATTACTGTTACTGCTGTCGGATACTATGACCTCCAATTCAAAGTTACCTCCAATACCAGAAATGGCTTTCGTGCTGTTCAGTTGAATACCGCAGCCAGGTTGAAGGATCAAAAGGATGAAGCACAGGCAACCGGTTCATATATTCAAAACGTGAATGATGAAATAATTGTAGTGATGGTCCCTAGCTTTTCTTCGCTGAATGAAGTAGTGGTGAATACAGGCTACCAGGCGCTTCCCAAAGAGCGAGCCACCGGAAGTTTTGTGTTTGTTGGGAAAGAACAACTGAACAGTAGGACCGATGCCCGGCTCATGGACAGGCTGGTGGGATATGTTCCCGGCTTGCAGTTGAATCGTCGTCTTAACTCCGAAACAAGAGACAAGAACCAATATAACATCAGGGGACTGAATACTTTCATGTCTGCGCTCAATGGCCCATTAATCATTGTTAACGGTTTCCCGTATGACGGTGATATCGACCTGATCAATCCCATGGATGTTGAATCTGTTACCTTACTCAAAGATGCAGCTGCGGCGTCTATCTGGGGCGCAAGGGCCGCCAATGGCGTAATTGTGATAGAACTGAAAAAGAATAATACCAAATCACCGCTCCAATTGAGCTTTAGCGCCAATGTGAATATTTCAGAGAAGAAAGACGTCAAGTACAGGAAGGAAATGAACTCTTCAGATTTCATAGACCTGGAATTGGAAATGTTTGATAAAGGATATTACGATTCCGACCTTTCTGGTTTGTCCTCACGCCTCAGGGTGACTTCCCCGCTGGTGAATATGCTGGACGATCACAGGAAAGGCCTCGTAAGCGATCAGCAATTGAATGATCAGATAGCAAAATGGAGAAATACCGATTACCGCGATGAATATACCCGCCTCTTCCTGCAAAATCCTGTTCGCCAGAATTACAATCTGGGAATCAGTGGTGGAAGCAACGTGATGAGCTACCTCGTTTCAGGTTCCTATGACAGGGCACTGACCGATAATAAAGGGAATTATGAGAACAGGTACACGCTTCGGACAGTTACCGAGATCAAGCCTGTAAAAAACCTCTCGATAGAGGTTGGGTTATTGTATATCAACAATCTTTCAGAGAACGGCTCCT
This portion of the Pseudobacter ginsenosidimutans genome encodes:
- a CDS encoding histidine phosphatase family protein translates to MLKIFLLRHGETTYNADNNRYCGRTDIPLTEKGVKQAEEVKRQLEGIEFTAVYSSPLQRAYTTAKIASGKDPIKDERLIEADFGTWEAKTKEEFIAENESLWLDWMHNPAIYRAGGTGETGAEIVARVDDFFQSLQQTYSEGNIMVVAHNGINRLFMAHKLGMPLKNYRQLVQQNSSITCFTLDKNGTLTLELLNSKLR
- a CDS encoding glycerophosphodiester phosphodiesterase family protein yields the protein MKTFLLGIVASMAALLMASTGSAQLKTIKVKTPADLHGFFHYSGKEKKIISGHRGSYLTGYPENAIETFEYVLKHTPAFFEIDPRLTKDSVIVLLHDATLDRTTTGKGKLADYTWEEVKQLRLKDKDGNVTPYRIPTLQEAIDWARGKTILNLDKKDVPMQMTADIIRKNNAGSFVMVTVHNAKQAKFYFDDDNQRMMSAFVKTEDALKEYEAVGLPWKNMIAYIGSENKPANKTMFDLLHARGVMCMISAAPVYDKLETKEERAAAFRDIFKQGADILESDLPVEVAEAVKSKR
- a CDS encoding RNA polymerase sigma-70 factor: MSVNYSNIEQELLNRIAEGDEAAFKELYDRSWNRLYAFAISWLKSGILAEDVVQDIFLKLWIRRAELSAIKNADNYLFILCRNAVLNLMEKNAVRQKSGNEIASALESPLLPDAVLQLKELKTTINQLVEKLPTQQRLVYKMSREEGLTHDEIAQRLGILKETVKNHMVRALNTLRKNADPGNTLALLFFWMLELTLKK
- a CDS encoding FecR family protein — translated: MQSTDLNILIEQYLTQEQSPETQEQLLLAILSPQYRGKLELLMQQQYDQDAFTDAEDINLREKIFEAIWTTQQSVVSPSPGNLSVDVSSPVRRIHFPRTGFFRYAAAIILAIGLAVLAYLLTTHKEPEQTLAGSDHHIQTDIAPGGNRAILTLADGSKIILDSAADGKLASQGECR
- a CDS encoding FecR family protein; the encoded protein is MQVIKLTNGQIAYDQRGLAAKEAMWNTINTPRGGQYRVTLPDGTKVWLNAASSLTFPAAFTGNKREVKIDGEVYFEVSPNKEKPFMVNVNGGSSVEVLGTSFNVNAYRDEENINTTLLDGAVAVSLPGAMKQQNNANIQTRVVLKPGQQARMASTITQKSSSGIMIIDADTDKVVAWKNGAFNFKDASLEEVMRQLARWYDLEIVYPQGVPDIKFGGKMSRSVTLASVLRALKDAKINIQLSGERKLLVLP